One genomic segment of Coffea arabica cultivar ET-39 chromosome 6e, Coffea Arabica ET-39 HiFi, whole genome shotgun sequence includes these proteins:
- the LOC113697074 gene encoding E3 ubiquitin-protein ligase UPL4 isoform X4 has product MQMGNRGHKRAETADELPADKRACTLSEFRPSTSNSSIQTPTNSTHETHDADMDSSSATSGSARSDGEGERDSAYGSCDSDNNYRDYYRRGSSGDQTKFNRVLSSLNEDHDESGQLAALTELCELLSFCTDNSLSGLMADSFSPVLVKLARHESNPNIMLLAIRAITYFCDVHPRSSAYLVRHDAVPALCQRLLAIEYLDVAEQCLQALEKISREQPLACLQSGAIMAVLNYIDFFSTIVQRVALSTVVNICKKLPSECPSPFMDAVPILCKLLQYEDRQLVESVSTCLIKITERVCHSSDMLDELCKHGLVQQATDLINLNSRTSLSPPIYLGLIGLLARLASGSIVAVRTLFEINVSSILQDIVSRYDLAHGMPFNAMVDGQCNQVHEVLKLLNELLPATTREQDNPLASDKEAFLTSRPDLMQRFGLDLLPVLITVVNSGVNLYVCYGCLSVINKLVYFSKSDMLLDFLQSTNISSFLAGVFTRKDHHVLLLALQVVETLLQKLPDGLLDSFIKEGVCFAVDSLLSPKRSSQFMFSTLSAMEYSDDASQKSASRDARCLCFAFDTGQCPTISRTLTCKLDKDSIRNLAEHIKTSYFATEAINPEKGLTDILQKLKTLSSVLADLVNTHMNDTISEQHEEEFYCILLEIMSVLAGKDPISTFEFVESGIAKSLLNYLSNGQYMERKAGVDGACCQLCIVEKRFELLGNLLLSFRDPHIADFPLPALVRRLQSSLASLETFPVILSHSSRVRSSYATVPHGRGTSYPCLKVQFVKGEEDVFLGDYLKDVVNVDPFSTLTAIDGYMWSKVSVNKSEQAKSATLEESSSFRSRSLDSVESNSMLSHANEMQEERSFSGTGEIASVGDNLVNSADLKDLDNETVEQEQEGSVNKSTDSHGCSKNEDSSPKLFFNLEGQQLDHRLTLYQAIIQQQLKEEIDSSLSSKLWSQVYKISYRKAVNPKNNLAEQSSFQGHDFSSSDKATRSCQCVSFFSDIFYSDFADLNKFSPTYDMICLLKSLEGMNRLRYHVMSRDRMNSFLKCQIDNLYDWKVEAFGVSQSEFVNSKLTEKLEQQMRDPLAVSVGGMPSWCSQLMASCPFLFGFEARCKYFRLAAFGQPAVRHHVSYNDDVGGINGMRQNSGSYPRKKFLVHRNRILDSAAQMMNLHAHQRVVLEVEYNDEVGTGLGPTLEFYTLVSYEFQKGGLCLWREDHAASSCINGSEADNSKILVSPLGLFPRPWLPGVDISNGIQFSEVTKKFVLLGQIVGKALQDGRVLDLPFSKAFYKLILGKELTVYDIQSFDVELGRVLLEFQALIERKRYLESISPGKSSMDLDFFHGTRIEDLCLDFSLPGYPDYVPESVSDSKMVKMSNLQEYISFVVDATIRTGISRQVEAFKSGFDQSNALVDHIKFDHGYTASSPPILNFLQIIQEFNYEQQRSFLRFVTGAPRLPSGGLASLNPKLTIVRKERMKEKLLYATTEGQGSFHLS; this is encoded by the exons ATGCAAATGGGAAATCGTGGTCATAAAAGAGCTGAAACAGCTGATGAGTTGCCGGCAGATAAGCGAGCCTGTACTTTGTCGGAGTTCCGACCAAGTACCTCAAATTCATCAATTCAAACACCAACAAATTCGACTCATGAAACACATGATGCTGATATGGATTCATCATCAGCAACTTCAGGGTCAGCACGATCAGATGGTGAAGGGGAGAGGGACTCTGCATATGGCTCTTGTGATTCGGACAATAACTACCGCGATTACTATAGGCGAGGATCTTCTGGTGATCAAACCAAGTTCAACAGAGTCTTGTCCAGTTTAAATGAAGACCATGACGAATCAGGGCAGTTAGCTGCCCTTACCGAACTCTGTGAATTGTTGTCTTTTTGTACCGATAATTCATTATCTGGTCTAATGGCAGATTCATTCTCTCCAGTCCTCGTAAAATTGGCCAGGCACGAGAGCAATCCCAACATAATGCTTTTGGCCATTAGGGCTATAACTTATTTTTGTGATGTTCATCCACGCTCTTCAGCTTATCTGGTTAGACATGATGCGGTTCCTGCTCTATGTCAAAGATTGCTGGCCATCGAATACTTAGATGTAGCTGAACAA TGTTTGCAAGCATTGGAGAAAATTTCACGTGAGCAGCCACTTGCTTGCTTGCAATCTGGTGCAATTATGGCTGTTTTAAACTATATTGATTTCTTCTCAACAATTGTGCAG AGGGTTGCACTGTCCACTGTGGTAAATATATGTAAGAAGCTTCCCTCTGAATGCCCTTCACCATTCATGGATGCAGTTCCGATATTGTGCAAACTTCTTCAATACGAGGATCGGCAG CTTGTTGAGAGTGTTTCTACTTGCTTGATTAAAATAACGGAAAGAGTATGCCACAGCTCTGATATGCTGGATGAACTTTGTAAACATGGGCTGGTTCAACAAGCCACGGATCTCATAAACTTGAATAGTCGAACTTCATTGTCCCCCCCGATATATCTT GGTTTGATAGGATTGCTTGCCAGACTGGCATCTGGTTCTATTGTTGCTGTCAGGACTCTTTTTGAGATTAATGTAAGCAGCATATTGCAGGATATAGTGTCTAGATATGACCTCGCACATGGCATGCCTTTTAATGCAATGGTTGATGGGCAATGCAATCAG GTGCATGAAGTTTTGAAGTTGCTGAATGAGCTTCTTCCTGCCACCACCAGAGAGCAGGATAATCCACTAGCTTCAGACAAGGAAGCATTCTTGACTAGTCGACCTGATCTCATGCAAAGGTTTGGGTTGGATTTACTTCCTGTTCTGATCAcg GTGGTTAATTCTGGTGTGAATTTATACGTTTGTTATGGATGTTTATCCGTTATCAACAAGTTAGTTTATTTCAGCAAATCTGACATGCTTCTAGACTTCCTTCAAAGCACCAACATCTCAAG TTTCTTGGCAGGAGTGTTTACCAGGAAGGATCATCACGTGCTTCTGTTAGCACTTCAAGTTGTTGAGACACTTCTGCAAAAGCTGCCTGATGGTTTATTGGATTCTTTTATAAAGGAAGGTGTCTGCTTTGCTGTTGATTCGCTTTTATCCCCAAAAAGGTCGTCGCAGTTTATGTTTTCTACATTAAGCGCCATGGAGTACTCTGACGATGCAAGCCAAAAATCAGCTTCAAGGGATGCTAGATGCCtatgttttgcttttgataCTGGTCAGTGTCCAACGATTTCGAGGACTTTAACTTGCAAGCTTGACAAGGATTCCATTAGGAATCTCGCAGAGCATATAAAGACCAGTTATTTTGCAACAGAGGCCATTAACCCTGAGAAAGGACTGACAGATATTTTGCAGAAGCTTAAAACTTTATCTTCTGTATTGGCTGATCTGGTGAACACACACATGAATGACACAATTTCTGAACAACATGAAGAAGAGTTCTATTGTATATTGTTGGAGATTATGTCAGTTCTTGCTGGAAAAGATCCCATTTCCACTTTTGAGTTTGTTGAGAGTGGAATTGCAAAGTCATTGCTTAATTACCTATCTAACGGGCAATATATGGAAAGGAAGGCTGGTGTTGATGGGGCATGCTGTCAGCTGTGCATTGTAGAGAAAAGATTTGAGTTGTTAGGAAATCTACTTTTGTCTTTTCGAGACCCACATATTGCGGACTTTCCTCTTCCTGCTTTGGTCCGTAGATTACAGAGCTCGCTGGCTTCCTTGGAAACATTTCCTGTCATCTTGAGCCACTCATCCAGGGTTAGAAGTTCCTATGCCACTGTTCCACATGGACGGGGCACTTCATATCCTTGTCTGAAAGTTCAGTTTGTGAAGGGAGAGGAAGATGTATTTCTGGGAGATTATTTAAAGGATGTTGTAAATGTCGACCCCTTCTCAACCTTGACAGCAATCGATGGATACATGTGGTCAAAGGTGAGTGTAAACAAAAGTGAGCAAGCAAAATCAGCCACCTTGGAGGAGAGTTCGTCTTTTCGAAGCAGAAGTCTCGATAGTGTGGAATCAAATAGCATGTTAAgtcatgcaaatgaaatgcag GAAGAGAGATCTTTCTCTGGCACGGGAGAAATAGCCAGTGTTGGTGATAATCTTGTGAATTCAGCGGATTTGAAAGACTTGGATAAT GAGACTGTGGAGCAAGAGCAAGAAGGATCTGTTAACAAAAGTACAGACAGTCATGGATGCAGCAAAAATGAAGATTCTTCACCAAAATTGTTTTTTAACTTAGAAGGGCAGCAGTTGGACCATCGCTTGACACTCTATCAAGCCATCATCCAGCAACAATTGAAAGAAGAAATTGATAGTTCTTTGAGTAGTAAATTGTGGAGTCAAGTGTACAAAATTTCTTACAGAAAAGCTGTCAATCCTAAGAATAACTTAGCTGAACAGTCTAGTTTTCAGGGTCATGATTTTTCTTCATCAGACAAAGCTACACGAAGCTGCCAGTGCGTTTCTTTTTTCTCTGACATCTTTTATTCGGATTTTGCTGATCTCAATAAGTTTAGTCCAACTTATGATATGATATGTCTGCTCAAGAGTTTGGAAGGCATGAACAGGTTAAGATATCATGTGATGTCTCGCGATAGAATGAATAGTTTTTTGAAATGCCAAATAGATAATTTGTATGACTGGAAGGTTGAAGCTTTTGGTGTTTCCCAGAGTGAGTTTGTGAATAGTAAGCTCACAGAAAAATTAGAACAGCAGATGCGTGATCCTTTAGCAGTGTCTGTTGGGGGCATGCCATCGTGGTGTTCCCAGTTAATGGCTTCGTGTCCTTTTTTATTTGGATTTGAGGCAAGATGCAAATATTTTCGTCTAGCTGCATTTGGCCAGCCTGCTGTTAGACACCATGTATCATATAATGACGATGTAGGTGGCATCAATGGCATGAGGCAAAATAGTGGCAGCTATCCTCGTAAAAAGTTTTTGGTTCACCGAAACAGAATTCTCGACTCTGCTGCCCAGATGATGAATCTCCATGCACATCAAAGGGTAGTCCTGGAGGTGGAATACAATGATGAAGTTGGAACTGGTCTTGGTCCAACACTAGAGTTCTACACGTTGGTCAGTTATGAGTTTCAGAAGGGTGGCCTGTGCTTGTGGAGGGAAGATCACGCAGCAAGTAGTTGCATCAATGGCTCGGAGGCTGATAATTCTAAGATTTTGGTGTCTCCATTGGGACTTTTTCCTCGTCCTTGGTTACCTGGGGTGGACATATCTAATGGCATACAGTTTTCTGAAGTGACCAAAAAGTTTGTCCTTTTGGGGCAAATAGTGGGTAAGGCTCTTCAAGATGGAAGAGTTTTGGATCTTCCTTTTTCCAAGGCCTTCTATAAACTCATCCTTGGGAAG GAACTCACGGTTTATGACATCCAGTCCTTTGATGTTGAACTTGGTAGAGTTCTTTTGGAATTTCAGGCTCTTATTGAGAGAAAGAGGTATTTAGAATCTATTAGTCCGGGAAAATCATCTATGGATTTGGACTTCTTCCACGGCACAAGAATTGAGGATCTTTGCCTTGACTTTAGCCTTCCGGGGTATCCAGATTATGTGCCTGAGTCTGTTTCTGACTCAAAAATG GTGAAGATGTCAAACCTACAGGAGTACATATCGTTTGTTGTCGATGCTACCATAAGAACAGGGATTTCCAGACAAGTAGAAGCTTTTAAGTCAGGTTTTGATCAG TCAAATGCGCTTGTGGACCACATCAAATTTGATCATGGGTATACTGCTAGTAGTCCTCCTATCCTGAAT TTTCTGCAAATTATACAAGAGTTCAACTATGAGCAGCAGAGATCATTCTTGAGGTTTGTGACAGGAGCACCTCGGCTCCCTTCTGGGGGGCTGGCATCTCTCAACCCAAAATTGACTATTGTCCGCAAG GAACGGATGAAAGAGAAGCTTCTGTATGCCACAACAGAAGGACAAGGCTCTTTCCACCTCTCATAG
- the LOC113697074 gene encoding E3 ubiquitin-protein ligase UPL4 isoform X2, whose product MQMGNRGHKRAETADELPADKRACTLSEFRPSTSNSSIQTPTNSTHETHDADMDSSSATSGSARSDGEGERDSAYGSCDSDNNYRDYYRRGSSGDQTKFNRVLSSLNEDHDESGQLAALTELCELLSFCTDNSLSGLMADSFSPVLVKLARHESNPNIMLLAIRAITYFCDVHPRSSAYLVRHDAVPALCQRLLAIEYLDVAEQCLQALEKISREQPLACLQSGAIMAVLNYIDFFSTIVQRVALSTVVNICKKLPSECPSPFMDAVPILCKLLQYEDRQLVESVSTCLIKITERVCHSSDMLDELCKHGLVQQATDLINLNSRTSLSPPIYLGLIGLLARLASGSIVAVRTLFEINVSSILQDIVSRYDLAHGMPFNAMVDGQCNQVHEVLKLLNELLPATTREQDNPLASDKEAFLTSRPDLMQRFGLDLLPVLITVVNSGVNLYVCYGCLSVINKLVYFSKSDMLLDFLQSTNISSFLAGVFTRKDHHVLLLALQVVETLLQKLPDGLLDSFIKEGVCFAVDSLLSPKRSSQFMFSTLSAMEYSDDASQKSASRDARCLCFAFDTGQCPTISRTLTCKLDKDSIRNLAEHIKTSYFATEAINPEKGLTDILQKLKTLSSVLADLVNTHMNDTISEQHEEEFYCILLEIMSVLAGKDPISTFEFVESGIAKSLLNYLSNGQYMERKAGVDGACCQLCIVEKRFELLGNLLLSFRDPHIADFPLPALVRRLQSSLASLETFPVILSHSSRVRSSYATVPHGRGTSYPCLKVQFVKGEEDVFLGDYLKDVVNVDPFSTLTAIDGYMWSKVSVNKSEQAKSATLEESSSFRSRSLDSVESNSMLSHANEMQEERSFSGTGEIASVGDNLVNSADLKDLDNETVEQEQEGSVNKSTDSHGCSKNEDSSPKLFFNLEGQQLDHRLTLYQAIIQQQLKEEIDSSLSSKLWSQVYKISYRKAVNPKNNLAEQSSFQGHDFSSSDKATRSCQCVSFFSDIFYSDFADLNKFSPTYDMICLLKSLEGMNRLRYHVMSRDRMNSFLKCQIDNLYDWKVEAFGVSQSEFVNSKLTEKLEQQMRDPLAVSVGGMPSWCSQLMASCPFLFGFEARCKYFRLAAFGQPAVRHHVSYNDDVGGINGMRQNSGSYPRKKFLVHRNRILDSAAQMMNLHAHQRVVLEVEYNDEVGTGLGPTLEFYTLVSYEFQKGGLCLWREDHAASSCINGSEADNSKILVSPLGLFPRPWLPGVDISNGIQFSEVTKKFVLLGQIVGKALQDGRVLDLPFSKAFYKLILGKELTVYDIQSFDVELGRVLLEFQALIERKRYLESISPGKSSMDLDFFHGTRIEDLCLDFSLPGYPDYVPESVSDSKMVKMSNLQEYISFVVDATIRTGISRQVEAFKSGFDQVFPIRHLQVFTEGELERLLCGERELWDSNALVDHIKFDHGYTASSPPILNFLQIIQEFNYEQQRSFLRFVTGAPRLPSGGLASLNPKLTIVRKERMKEKLLYATTEGQGSFHLS is encoded by the exons ATGCAAATGGGAAATCGTGGTCATAAAAGAGCTGAAACAGCTGATGAGTTGCCGGCAGATAAGCGAGCCTGTACTTTGTCGGAGTTCCGACCAAGTACCTCAAATTCATCAATTCAAACACCAACAAATTCGACTCATGAAACACATGATGCTGATATGGATTCATCATCAGCAACTTCAGGGTCAGCACGATCAGATGGTGAAGGGGAGAGGGACTCTGCATATGGCTCTTGTGATTCGGACAATAACTACCGCGATTACTATAGGCGAGGATCTTCTGGTGATCAAACCAAGTTCAACAGAGTCTTGTCCAGTTTAAATGAAGACCATGACGAATCAGGGCAGTTAGCTGCCCTTACCGAACTCTGTGAATTGTTGTCTTTTTGTACCGATAATTCATTATCTGGTCTAATGGCAGATTCATTCTCTCCAGTCCTCGTAAAATTGGCCAGGCACGAGAGCAATCCCAACATAATGCTTTTGGCCATTAGGGCTATAACTTATTTTTGTGATGTTCATCCACGCTCTTCAGCTTATCTGGTTAGACATGATGCGGTTCCTGCTCTATGTCAAAGATTGCTGGCCATCGAATACTTAGATGTAGCTGAACAA TGTTTGCAAGCATTGGAGAAAATTTCACGTGAGCAGCCACTTGCTTGCTTGCAATCTGGTGCAATTATGGCTGTTTTAAACTATATTGATTTCTTCTCAACAATTGTGCAG AGGGTTGCACTGTCCACTGTGGTAAATATATGTAAGAAGCTTCCCTCTGAATGCCCTTCACCATTCATGGATGCAGTTCCGATATTGTGCAAACTTCTTCAATACGAGGATCGGCAG CTTGTTGAGAGTGTTTCTACTTGCTTGATTAAAATAACGGAAAGAGTATGCCACAGCTCTGATATGCTGGATGAACTTTGTAAACATGGGCTGGTTCAACAAGCCACGGATCTCATAAACTTGAATAGTCGAACTTCATTGTCCCCCCCGATATATCTT GGTTTGATAGGATTGCTTGCCAGACTGGCATCTGGTTCTATTGTTGCTGTCAGGACTCTTTTTGAGATTAATGTAAGCAGCATATTGCAGGATATAGTGTCTAGATATGACCTCGCACATGGCATGCCTTTTAATGCAATGGTTGATGGGCAATGCAATCAG GTGCATGAAGTTTTGAAGTTGCTGAATGAGCTTCTTCCTGCCACCACCAGAGAGCAGGATAATCCACTAGCTTCAGACAAGGAAGCATTCTTGACTAGTCGACCTGATCTCATGCAAAGGTTTGGGTTGGATTTACTTCCTGTTCTGATCAcg GTGGTTAATTCTGGTGTGAATTTATACGTTTGTTATGGATGTTTATCCGTTATCAACAAGTTAGTTTATTTCAGCAAATCTGACATGCTTCTAGACTTCCTTCAAAGCACCAACATCTCAAG TTTCTTGGCAGGAGTGTTTACCAGGAAGGATCATCACGTGCTTCTGTTAGCACTTCAAGTTGTTGAGACACTTCTGCAAAAGCTGCCTGATGGTTTATTGGATTCTTTTATAAAGGAAGGTGTCTGCTTTGCTGTTGATTCGCTTTTATCCCCAAAAAGGTCGTCGCAGTTTATGTTTTCTACATTAAGCGCCATGGAGTACTCTGACGATGCAAGCCAAAAATCAGCTTCAAGGGATGCTAGATGCCtatgttttgcttttgataCTGGTCAGTGTCCAACGATTTCGAGGACTTTAACTTGCAAGCTTGACAAGGATTCCATTAGGAATCTCGCAGAGCATATAAAGACCAGTTATTTTGCAACAGAGGCCATTAACCCTGAGAAAGGACTGACAGATATTTTGCAGAAGCTTAAAACTTTATCTTCTGTATTGGCTGATCTGGTGAACACACACATGAATGACACAATTTCTGAACAACATGAAGAAGAGTTCTATTGTATATTGTTGGAGATTATGTCAGTTCTTGCTGGAAAAGATCCCATTTCCACTTTTGAGTTTGTTGAGAGTGGAATTGCAAAGTCATTGCTTAATTACCTATCTAACGGGCAATATATGGAAAGGAAGGCTGGTGTTGATGGGGCATGCTGTCAGCTGTGCATTGTAGAGAAAAGATTTGAGTTGTTAGGAAATCTACTTTTGTCTTTTCGAGACCCACATATTGCGGACTTTCCTCTTCCTGCTTTGGTCCGTAGATTACAGAGCTCGCTGGCTTCCTTGGAAACATTTCCTGTCATCTTGAGCCACTCATCCAGGGTTAGAAGTTCCTATGCCACTGTTCCACATGGACGGGGCACTTCATATCCTTGTCTGAAAGTTCAGTTTGTGAAGGGAGAGGAAGATGTATTTCTGGGAGATTATTTAAAGGATGTTGTAAATGTCGACCCCTTCTCAACCTTGACAGCAATCGATGGATACATGTGGTCAAAGGTGAGTGTAAACAAAAGTGAGCAAGCAAAATCAGCCACCTTGGAGGAGAGTTCGTCTTTTCGAAGCAGAAGTCTCGATAGTGTGGAATCAAATAGCATGTTAAgtcatgcaaatgaaatgcag GAAGAGAGATCTTTCTCTGGCACGGGAGAAATAGCCAGTGTTGGTGATAATCTTGTGAATTCAGCGGATTTGAAAGACTTGGATAAT GAGACTGTGGAGCAAGAGCAAGAAGGATCTGTTAACAAAAGTACAGACAGTCATGGATGCAGCAAAAATGAAGATTCTTCACCAAAATTGTTTTTTAACTTAGAAGGGCAGCAGTTGGACCATCGCTTGACACTCTATCAAGCCATCATCCAGCAACAATTGAAAGAAGAAATTGATAGTTCTTTGAGTAGTAAATTGTGGAGTCAAGTGTACAAAATTTCTTACAGAAAAGCTGTCAATCCTAAGAATAACTTAGCTGAACAGTCTAGTTTTCAGGGTCATGATTTTTCTTCATCAGACAAAGCTACACGAAGCTGCCAGTGCGTTTCTTTTTTCTCTGACATCTTTTATTCGGATTTTGCTGATCTCAATAAGTTTAGTCCAACTTATGATATGATATGTCTGCTCAAGAGTTTGGAAGGCATGAACAGGTTAAGATATCATGTGATGTCTCGCGATAGAATGAATAGTTTTTTGAAATGCCAAATAGATAATTTGTATGACTGGAAGGTTGAAGCTTTTGGTGTTTCCCAGAGTGAGTTTGTGAATAGTAAGCTCACAGAAAAATTAGAACAGCAGATGCGTGATCCTTTAGCAGTGTCTGTTGGGGGCATGCCATCGTGGTGTTCCCAGTTAATGGCTTCGTGTCCTTTTTTATTTGGATTTGAGGCAAGATGCAAATATTTTCGTCTAGCTGCATTTGGCCAGCCTGCTGTTAGACACCATGTATCATATAATGACGATGTAGGTGGCATCAATGGCATGAGGCAAAATAGTGGCAGCTATCCTCGTAAAAAGTTTTTGGTTCACCGAAACAGAATTCTCGACTCTGCTGCCCAGATGATGAATCTCCATGCACATCAAAGGGTAGTCCTGGAGGTGGAATACAATGATGAAGTTGGAACTGGTCTTGGTCCAACACTAGAGTTCTACACGTTGGTCAGTTATGAGTTTCAGAAGGGTGGCCTGTGCTTGTGGAGGGAAGATCACGCAGCAAGTAGTTGCATCAATGGCTCGGAGGCTGATAATTCTAAGATTTTGGTGTCTCCATTGGGACTTTTTCCTCGTCCTTGGTTACCTGGGGTGGACATATCTAATGGCATACAGTTTTCTGAAGTGACCAAAAAGTTTGTCCTTTTGGGGCAAATAGTGGGTAAGGCTCTTCAAGATGGAAGAGTTTTGGATCTTCCTTTTTCCAAGGCCTTCTATAAACTCATCCTTGGGAAG GAACTCACGGTTTATGACATCCAGTCCTTTGATGTTGAACTTGGTAGAGTTCTTTTGGAATTTCAGGCTCTTATTGAGAGAAAGAGGTATTTAGAATCTATTAGTCCGGGAAAATCATCTATGGATTTGGACTTCTTCCACGGCACAAGAATTGAGGATCTTTGCCTTGACTTTAGCCTTCCGGGGTATCCAGATTATGTGCCTGAGTCTGTTTCTGACTCAAAAATG GTGAAGATGTCAAACCTACAGGAGTACATATCGTTTGTTGTCGATGCTACCATAAGAACAGGGATTTCCAGACAAGTAGAAGCTTTTAAGTCAGGTTTTGATCAG gTTTTCCCCATCAGACACCTTCAGGTGTTCACTGAAGGTGAATTAGAGCGCTTATTATGTGGGGAGCGTGAGCTTTGGGAT TCAAATGCGCTTGTGGACCACATCAAATTTGATCATGGGTATACTGCTAGTAGTCCTCCTATCCTGAAT TTTCTGCAAATTATACAAGAGTTCAACTATGAGCAGCAGAGATCATTCTTGAGGTTTGTGACAGGAGCACCTCGGCTCCCTTCTGGGGGGCTGGCATCTCTCAACCCAAAATTGACTATTGTCCGCAAG GAACGGATGAAAGAGAAGCTTCTGTATGCCACAACAGAAGGACAAGGCTCTTTCCACCTCTCATAG